The following coding sequences are from one Bradyrhizobium sp. 200 window:
- a CDS encoding AMP-binding protein: MVGSAAAVLTKPAFRKIEWLARDIAVERRPDGVIILKSRIPLQPYEKHIPASLSKWAKQAPERTWLAQRGGADRQWRKVSYGEAKRIVDGLTQGLLDLGLAEGRPVAILSGNSIEHALMTQAAMQARLPAAPVSPAYSLMSQDHLKLKYLFDLIKPAVVMVQDGPTFEKALKALDLTGVTVVHVLRPCDGIKSVSFADLAATPVTKAVEESIAKITPDTVGKLLFTSGSTGMPKAVINTQEMMCANAAMMMQVRPRDPNGPIATVLDWMPWNHTMGGNAAFHPILVDGGTLYIDDGRPMPGQLDETIRNLREVSPTYYANVPAGYAALAAAMEKDDALCRSFFKNLGIMAYGGARLPDDLYDRMQALAVKTTGERIVFYTGWGSTETAPTSTGTYWDTERVGLIGLPFPGVELKLVPCGSKYELRLRGVNVTPGYFGQPDLTTKMFDEEGFYCIGDAGVFVDDKDPLQGIIFAGRVVEDFKLTTGTFVHVGSLRTDAIAAATPVVHDALVAGQDREFIGLLAWPNLHACRQMVGNPDATFEDVIRHPEIIDCLKRGLEAHNASCTGSSMRIARVMLMAEPPSIDGNELTDKGYINQRAGLERRVALVEKLYADKPGEDVIILN; this comes from the coding sequence ATGGTTGGGAGTGCTGCCGCAGTGTTGACCAAGCCGGCCTTTCGCAAGATCGAATGGCTGGCGCGCGACATCGCGGTCGAGCGTCGTCCCGATGGCGTCATCATCCTGAAGTCGCGCATTCCGCTGCAGCCTTACGAGAAACATATTCCGGCATCGCTTTCGAAATGGGCGAAGCAGGCGCCCGAGCGCACCTGGCTGGCGCAGCGCGGCGGCGCGGACCGGCAGTGGCGCAAGGTCTCTTACGGCGAAGCCAAGCGCATCGTCGACGGGCTGACGCAGGGCCTGCTCGATCTCGGCCTCGCAGAAGGCCGACCCGTTGCGATCCTGTCCGGCAATTCGATCGAGCACGCGCTGATGACGCAGGCCGCGATGCAGGCGCGCCTGCCGGCAGCGCCCGTGTCGCCGGCCTATTCGCTGATGAGCCAGGACCATCTCAAGCTCAAATACCTCTTCGACCTGATCAAGCCTGCCGTCGTGATGGTGCAGGACGGGCCGACCTTCGAGAAGGCCTTGAAGGCGCTCGATCTCACCGGCGTCACCGTCGTGCATGTCTTGCGCCCCTGCGACGGCATCAAGAGCGTGTCCTTTGCCGATCTTGCCGCAACGCCGGTGACGAAAGCGGTCGAGGAGTCGATTGCGAAAATTACGCCTGACACCGTCGGCAAGCTGCTGTTCACATCGGGCTCGACCGGGATGCCCAAGGCCGTCATCAACACGCAGGAGATGATGTGCGCCAATGCGGCGATGATGATGCAGGTGCGCCCGCGCGATCCGAACGGGCCGATTGCGACCGTGCTCGACTGGATGCCATGGAATCACACCATGGGCGGCAATGCCGCGTTCCATCCGATCCTGGTCGATGGCGGCACGCTCTATATCGACGACGGCCGGCCGATGCCCGGCCAACTCGATGAGACCATTCGTAACCTGCGCGAGGTGTCTCCGACCTATTATGCGAACGTGCCCGCGGGTTACGCGGCGCTTGCGGCGGCGATGGAGAAGGACGACGCGCTCTGCCGCAGCTTCTTCAAGAATCTTGGCATCATGGCCTATGGCGGCGCGCGGCTGCCTGACGATCTCTACGACCGCATGCAGGCGCTGGCGGTGAAGACCACCGGCGAGCGCATCGTGTTCTATACGGGGTGGGGCTCGACCGAGACCGCGCCGACCTCGACCGGCACCTATTGGGACACCGAGCGCGTCGGCCTGATCGGCCTGCCGTTCCCCGGCGTCGAACTGAAACTTGTGCCGTGCGGTTCGAAATACGAACTGCGCCTGCGCGGCGTCAACGTCACGCCTGGCTATTTCGGCCAGCCCGATCTGACCACGAAGATGTTCGACGAGGAAGGTTTCTACTGCATCGGCGATGCCGGCGTGTTCGTCGACGATAAGGATCCGCTGCAGGGCATCATCTTCGCCGGCCGCGTGGTCGAGGACTTCAAGCTCACGACCGGCACCTTCGTCCATGTCGGCTCCCTGCGCACCGATGCGATCGCCGCCGCGACGCCTGTGGTGCACGACGCGCTGGTTGCCGGTCAGGACCGGGAATTCATCGGGCTGCTGGCGTGGCCAAATCTGCACGCCTGCCGGCAGATGGTCGGCAATCCCGACGCGACGTTTGAAGACGTGATCAGGCATCCTGAGATAATCGACTGCTTGAAGCGCGGGCTGGAAGCGCACAATGCATCCTGCACCGGCAGCAGCATGCGGATTGCGCGGGTCATGCTGATGGCCGAGCCGCCATCGATCGACGGCAACGAACTCACCGACAAGGGCTACATCAACCAGCGCGCCGGGCTCGAGCGCCGCGTGGCGCTGGTGGAGAAGCTTTATGCCGACAAGCCGGGAGAGGACGTAATCATTTTGAACTGA
- a CDS encoding acyl-CoA dehydrogenase family protein, whose product MNFDFSDEQKQMRDEARKFLAEKCPPKAVREVLDGKAPYDKALWKGLAEMGFLGVAIPEKFGGAGAGHLELCVIAEEMGRANAPVPFSSTVYLAAEALLLAGSDAQKQKWLPKIASGEAIGTLALFEGKGNPSPKAIKLQASGGTLNGVKKPVPDGAIADFAVVAARTGSTGRDADISLFLVDLKAGGVEVKELTNVDPTRGQAELTFKNAKAEPLGAAGDGWSILTQMLDRAAVLLAFEQVGGSDRALEMGRDYALDRIAFGRPIGSFQAVKHILADMYVSATLARSNCYYGAWALSTNASELPEAAAAARISATQAFQHCSKNNIQVHGGMGFTWEFDCHMYYRRANTTALMLGSLSYWEDQLIDRMRKKNAA is encoded by the coding sequence ATGAATTTCGATTTCTCCGACGAACAAAAACAGATGCGCGACGAGGCGAGGAAGTTTCTCGCCGAAAAGTGCCCGCCGAAGGCCGTGCGCGAGGTGCTCGACGGCAAGGCGCCGTATGACAAGGCGCTGTGGAAGGGTCTCGCCGAGATGGGCTTCCTCGGCGTCGCAATCCCCGAAAAGTTCGGTGGCGCCGGTGCGGGCCATCTCGAACTCTGCGTGATCGCCGAGGAAATGGGCCGCGCGAATGCGCCGGTGCCGTTCTCGTCCACCGTCTATCTCGCCGCTGAAGCACTGCTGCTGGCCGGCTCCGACGCGCAGAAGCAAAAGTGGCTGCCGAAGATCGCGAGCGGCGAGGCGATCGGCACGCTGGCGCTGTTCGAGGGCAAGGGCAATCCGTCGCCGAAGGCGATCAAGCTGCAGGCTTCCGGCGGCACGCTCAATGGCGTGAAGAAGCCCGTGCCCGATGGCGCGATCGCCGATTTCGCCGTGGTCGCCGCGCGCACCGGTTCGACCGGGCGCGATGCCGATATCTCGCTGTTCCTGGTCGATCTCAAAGCTGGCGGTGTTGAGGTTAAGGAACTGACCAATGTCGATCCGACCCGCGGTCAAGCCGAACTCACCTTCAAGAACGCCAAGGCCGAGCCGCTCGGCGCAGCCGGTGACGGCTGGAGCATCCTGACCCAGATGCTCGACCGCGCCGCGGTGCTGCTCGCATTCGAGCAGGTCGGCGGCTCCGATCGCGCGCTTGAAATGGGCCGCGACTATGCGCTCGACCGTATCGCCTTCGGCCGGCCGATCGGCTCGTTCCAGGCGGTGAAGCACATCTTGGCCGACATGTATGTCTCGGCGACGCTGGCGCGCTCGAATTGCTATTACGGCGCATGGGCGCTCTCGACCAATGCGTCGGAACTACCGGAAGCCGCCGCGGCCGCGCGCATCAGCGCGACGCAGGCGTTCCAGCACTGTTCCAAGAACAACATCCAGGTTCACGGCGGCATGGGCTTCACCTGGGAATTCGACTGCCACATGTACTACCGCCGTGCCAACACCACCGCGCTGATGCTCGGCAGCCTGTCGTACTGGGAAGATCAGTTGATCGACCGCATGCGCAAGAAGAACGCGGCGTAG
- a CDS encoding acyl-CoA dehydrogenase, whose amino-acid sequence MNFDDTPQEAAFRAEAKAWITANAPKQYEEELRKSSLGRTVLKGANILEVAKAWQKKKADAGWACLHWPKEYGGRGSSPIERVIWQQEEGPFGKLSGMFIIGHGMCGPTMMAFAGEEQKRKYLPPLASGEKVWCQLFSEPAGGSDVAGLRTRAEKKGDDWIINGQKIWTSGAHYSDYGILLTRTDPTVPKHKGLTMFFLDMKSRGVEVRPIKQASGQSDFNEVYFTDVKIPDSQRLGAVNDGWNVSLTTLMNERMSIGAGVSTGFPELFDFCNSLMLEDGPAIEDRSVRSRLANYAVKASGLRYTSMRAISALSKGERPGPENSIGKLVAGSMVQEVAMYALDLQGAAGVLSGPEDAEVAGKFQAMLLRAPGTRVEGGTDEIMRNIIAERVLGLPGDIRVDKDVPFNKIPTKGRA is encoded by the coding sequence ATGAACTTCGACGACACCCCGCAGGAAGCCGCGTTCCGCGCTGAAGCCAAGGCGTGGATTACAGCCAACGCGCCGAAGCAATACGAGGAGGAACTGCGCAAATCCTCGCTCGGCCGTACCGTGCTCAAGGGCGCCAATATTCTGGAGGTCGCAAAGGCCTGGCAGAAGAAGAAGGCCGATGCCGGCTGGGCCTGCCTGCACTGGCCGAAGGAATATGGCGGCCGCGGCTCGTCGCCGATCGAGCGCGTGATCTGGCAGCAGGAAGAGGGGCCGTTCGGCAAACTCAGCGGCATGTTCATCATCGGCCACGGCATGTGCGGGCCGACCATGATGGCGTTCGCCGGCGAAGAGCAGAAGCGGAAGTACCTTCCGCCGCTGGCTTCGGGCGAAAAGGTCTGGTGCCAGCTATTCTCCGAACCCGCCGGCGGTTCCGATGTCGCGGGCCTGCGCACCCGCGCTGAAAAGAAGGGCGACGACTGGATCATCAACGGCCAGAAGATCTGGACCTCCGGTGCGCACTATTCGGACTACGGGATCCTGCTAACGCGCACCGATCCGACCGTGCCGAAGCACAAGGGGCTGACCATGTTCTTCCTGGACATGAAGAGCAGGGGCGTCGAGGTGCGGCCGATCAAGCAGGCCAGCGGGCAGTCCGATTTCAACGAGGTCTACTTTACCGACGTGAAGATTCCGGACTCGCAGCGGCTGGGCGCCGTCAATGACGGCTGGAACGTGTCGCTGACGACGCTGATGAACGAGCGCATGTCGATCGGCGCGGGCGTTTCGACCGGCTTCCCCGAATTGTTCGACTTCTGCAATAGCCTGATGCTGGAGGATGGACCCGCGATCGAGGACCGCAGCGTTCGCTCGAGACTTGCGAATTATGCAGTGAAGGCGAGTGGCCTGCGATACACCAGCATGCGCGCGATCTCGGCGCTGTCGAAAGGCGAGCGTCCCGGTCCGGAAAATTCCATCGGTAAGCTGGTCGCGGGATCGATGGTCCAGGAAGTCGCGATGTACGCGCTCGACCTGCAGGGCGCCGCCGGCGTGCTGAGCGGGCCCGAAGACGCCGAGGTCGCCGGCAAATTCCAGGCGATGCTGCTGCGTGCGCCGGGCACCCGCGTCGAGGGCGGCACCGACGAGATCATGCGCAACATCATCGCCGAGCGCGTGCTTGGTTTGCCGGGCGATATCCGTGTCGACAAGGACGTGCCGTTCAACAAGATCCCGACCAAGGGAAGAGCCTGA
- a CDS encoding acyl-CoA dehydrogenase, translating into MNFDDTPQEAEFRTTARKWIAANAPKQYEAELSKSSLGRIRLEKEEIVDVGKAWQKKKAEGGWACLHWPKEYGGRGATPIEKVIWQQEEGVYGKLTQPFQIGEGMCGPTVMAFGSEEHKRHYLPKLASGEHIWCQLFSEPAGGSDVAGLRTRAEKKGDNWIVNGQKIWTSGAHYSDYGLLITRTDPNVPKHKGLTMFFLDMKSRGVEVRPIKQANGMQEFNEVYFTDVVIPDHQRLGAVGDGWNVSLTTLMNERMSIGSRLATGFPEMFEFCSNLMTDDGLAIDDPATRSKLASWAVKASGLKYTSYRAISSLSKGERPGPENSIGKLVSGSMLQDIATYAMDLQGAAGALTGTDEEEARGQFQQMLLSSPSMRIAGGTDEILRNIIAERVLGLPGDIRVDKDVPFNKIPTKGR; encoded by the coding sequence ATGAACTTCGACGATACCCCGCAGGAAGCCGAATTCCGCACCACCGCCCGTAAATGGATCGCCGCCAACGCGCCGAAGCAATACGAGGCGGAGCTGTCAAAATCTTCGCTCGGCCGCATCCGGCTGGAGAAGGAGGAGATCGTCGATGTCGGCAAGGCCTGGCAGAAGAAGAAGGCCGAAGGCGGCTGGGCCTGCCTGCACTGGCCGAAGGAATATGGCGGCCGCGGCGCCACCCCGATCGAGAAGGTGATCTGGCAGCAGGAGGAAGGCGTCTACGGCAAGCTGACGCAGCCGTTCCAGATCGGCGAGGGCATGTGCGGTCCGACGGTGATGGCGTTCGGCAGCGAGGAGCACAAGCGTCACTATCTGCCAAAACTCGCTTCCGGCGAACATATCTGGTGCCAGCTTTTCTCCGAGCCGGCCGGCGGCTCCGACGTTGCGGGCCTGCGCACCCGCGCGGAAAAGAAGGGGGACAACTGGATCGTCAACGGCCAGAAGATCTGGACTTCGGGCGCGCATTATTCCGACTACGGCCTTCTGATCACGCGCACCGATCCCAATGTGCCCAAGCACAAGGGCCTGACGATGTTCTTCCTCGACATGAAGAGCAGGGGTGTCGAGGTGCGGCCGATCAAGCAGGCCAACGGCATGCAGGAGTTCAACGAGGTCTATTTCACCGACGTCGTGATTCCCGATCACCAGCGTCTCGGCGCGGTCGGCGACGGCTGGAACGTGTCGCTGACCACGCTGATGAACGAGCGCATGTCGATCGGCTCGCGGCTCGCCACCGGCTTTCCGGAAATGTTCGAGTTCTGCTCGAACCTGATGACCGATGACGGGCTCGCGATCGACGATCCCGCGACGCGTTCGAAGCTCGCGAGCTGGGCGGTGAAGGCGAGCGGCCTGAAATACACCAGCTACCGCGCCATCTCGTCGCTGTCGAAGGGCGAGCGGCCGGGCCCGGAAAATTCCATCGGCAAGCTGGTCTCCGGCTCGATGCTGCAGGACATCGCGACTTACGCGATGGACCTGCAGGGCGCCGCCGGCGCGCTGACCGGCACGGATGAAGAGGAGGCGCGCGGCCAGTTCCAGCAGATGCTGCTCTCGTCGCCGTCGATGCGTATCGCCGGGGGTACCGATGAAATCCTGCGCAATATCATCGCCGAGCGCGTGCTGGGTCTGCCCGGCGATATCAGGGTCGACAAGGACGTGCCCTTCAACAAGATCCCGACCAAGGGGCGCTGA
- a CDS encoding nitroreductase → MDAAAKARYETEDRIGVLEELLNERYSVRAFLPQEVPRETIEHVLSVSQRTASWCNSQPWQVLIASGEAKERFRKAIYAEAASGARDDHDFTPPREYLGVYLERRRESGFQLYNTLGIARGDKMAYAKQALENYNFFGAPHVAIIHTDEPLGIYGAVDCGAYVSNFMLAAQALGLGTIPQAALARHSGLIRRHFKLSDDRKVVCGISFGYADHAQKVNSYRTSRASVADTVTFVSE, encoded by the coding sequence ATGGACGCTGCGGCAAAGGCGCGTTACGAGACGGAAGATCGCATTGGCGTGCTCGAGGAGCTCTTGAACGAACGCTATTCCGTTCGCGCCTTCCTGCCGCAGGAGGTGCCGCGCGAGACGATCGAGCACGTATTAAGCGTGTCGCAACGCACGGCGTCATGGTGCAACAGCCAGCCCTGGCAGGTGCTGATTGCCAGCGGCGAGGCCAAGGAGCGCTTCCGCAAGGCGATCTATGCCGAGGCCGCCTCCGGCGCCAGGGACGACCATGATTTCACCCCGCCGCGCGAATATCTCGGCGTCTATCTCGAACGCCGCCGCGAGAGCGGCTTTCAGCTCTACAACACGCTCGGCATCGCGCGCGGTGACAAGATGGCGTATGCCAAACAGGCGCTGGAGAACTACAATTTCTTCGGTGCGCCGCATGTTGCGATCATTCACACCGACGAGCCGCTCGGCATCTACGGCGCGGTCGATTGCGGCGCCTATGTCTCTAATTTCATGCTTGCCGCCCAGGCGCTCGGCCTCGGCACGATTCCGCAGGCCGCGCTGGCACGGCATTCCGGGCTGATCCGGCGGCACTTCAAGCTGTCCGACGATCGCAAGGTAGTTTGCGGCATTTCGTTCGGCTACGCCGACCACGCCCAGAAGGTGAACAGCTACCGCACCTCGCGGGCGAGCGTGGCGGATACCGTGACGTTCGTGAGTGAATAG